The genomic interval TATATCCAATGGCGCAGGATAGGCATCTCTTGCAAGGAAAACAGTCAGCATTTCTGTAGACATACCAGAAGATACGGGTCCATCTGCCAAAAAAATAAAATCTTCTGCATCATAGCCAGTCTCCTCAACAAGCTCTCGTTTTGCTGCAGCAAAAAGGGATTCGTTCTTATCATTGAGCCCGGCAGGGAACTCTATTACGAAGTTATTTACAACAGGTCTGAATTGTCTTATAAGCAAAAATTCTTTATTAGATGTTACAGGAATAACAACAACAATACCATTGCAGTTTACCCTCTCGACAGCCTCCCAATTGCGGAGATTACCTGATTCGTCTGCATAAGTAATAATCAATGACTTGAGAAATTTGCCTTCCCACACTGTCTTTTTATCAATAATCTTCATCATTTAACCGCCAAGGTATATTTATATGTCAGTAGGTGTGGCTGTGTTTCACAAGCACAAAGAACTAATTAATTTTGCGAAAAGCAGAGGCATCCTACTGATATACCATCGCTCATGCTTATCCCGGGGGCCAGTGCATCTGACGGCCTCCGAGTATATGAAGATGGATATGATACACCGTCTGCCCGCTTTCTGGATTGCAGTTTGTAACAACCCTGAATCCCCTCTCTGCAATGCCCTTGTCAACTGCAATCTTATTAACAACCTTCATTAGATGGTAGATAAGATTACTATCATCTTCCTTGATATCAAGAAGTGTTGATATGTGTTTCTTTGGTATCACAAGTGTGTGAACTGGTGCCTGAGGATTTATATCCTCAAAGGCAAGTGCATGCTCGTCTTCATAAATTATTTTGGCTGGTATCTTCTTATCAATTATCTTACAGAATATGCAGTCACTCATATAAGCCTCCAATGTTGCAGGGTGATGGCATCACCCTACTTATTCTATTATTTCAATTCTATCTTCCTGAAAAAACATGTCCTATTGCCTGTATGGCATGCCACACCACCATGTTGCTTAACCTTAATCAAGAGCGCGTCTGCATCACAATCGTAAAATATCTCTTTTACCTCTTGTAAATTACCTGAAGTCTCGCCTTTCTTCCAGTACTTCTGTCTCGACCTTGACCAGAAGTGAGTAAAGCCTGTATCTATAGTCATTTTCAGGGAAGATTCATTCATATAAGCCATCATCAGCACATCTCCGTTTTCAGCATCCTGAATTATGGCAGGGATAAGACCTTTTTCATCGTATTTAAGCTCTAACAGCATGTTTTAATCCTCCAGTCTTGCCTTAATTTCTGATTTTACTTATTGCTAAACTAATTGTCAAATTAGCCGAAAGGGGGCTCATGAGGGAGATGAAATCTCCCCCATGCTGATACCCATCTGCTCATGTTATAATGAAGATAAATTTTCTTTATATACCAAAATGAAAAGACTAACAGGACATTGCAGCACTGGGGCATTAGGAAAAGCATTACTCCTCTTTATCTGCCTTCTATTGTTTACTATTGATGGCTTTGCTACAGAGATTCCTATTGTAGATGTAAAAATAAATAACAACGACATCCATGTTAGAACCTCTGTAAAACCCGATGCAAAGTTTATAGAAG from Dissulfurispira thermophila carries:
- a CDS encoding NUDIX hydrolase; the encoded protein is MMKIIDKKTVWEGKFLKSLIITYADESGNLRNWEAVERVNCNGIVVVIPVTSNKEFLLIRQFRPVVNNFVIEFPAGLNDKNESLFAAAKRELVEETGYDAEDFIFLADGPVSSGMSTEMLTVFLARDAYPAPLDIKEKYPADESESIEMIKTPFPDIYKTLESYRKNGDYIDLKVYGFVEMAKERLKV
- a CDS encoding histidine triad nucleotide-binding protein → MSDCIFCKIIDKKIPAKIIYEDEHALAFEDINPQAPVHTLVIPKKHISTLLDIKEDDSNLIYHLMKVVNKIAVDKGIAERGFRVVTNCNPESGQTVYHIHLHILGGRQMHWPPG
- the hisI gene encoding phosphoribosyl-AMP cyclohydrolase, which produces MLLELKYDEKGLIPAIIQDAENGDVLMMAYMNESSLKMTIDTGFTHFWSRSRQKYWKKGETSGNLQEVKEIFYDCDADALLIKVKQHGGVACHTGNRTCFFRKIELK